The genomic region AGCCAGATTGAAGAGTCAGTAAGAAGAACCAGTTCTGGAACCACTACTTAAGGGAACAACACAAGCTTTTTTCACGTCACTACAATCAGTCAGCGTAATAAAAGGGAGAAGGGATGACTCAATTCATTCCTGGAGCATTGCCACCAAAATTGAAATTAGTTGGCACCACTTCTGGCACTGTGAACTTGTATCCGCCATGCTTCTCGATCATTTTGGATTCTGGAATGAAGAACACAGGGCAATTATACAACAGGCAAAACATGGTAAGTGTTTATTTCCTATGATattaaaacaattaaataaaaatgaacagcTGTCTTATTGTATTACGGGGATAGATTTACTTACCATGTGCTGCCCGTCTCTGGTCTGCAAGTGTGCCAATGTCATGAAGGTGTTTTCCTTGTTCCTCATCAAGGGTTTGTGTGAGTGCCTGGTACCATGCTGGGTCACGGGTCTGGATATCTGAGTTGGAGAAAAACATAGTTAAGTTAAAGTTTTCCCTCCACTTTTATGTACGATTTACACTTAAGCAACATATTGCATTCATGTCTTCAATCCCAAGATCTCGTTTGTATTGCGTTTTTAAACCTTCTCAGACAAATGCCTCTGTCTTCAACTGAAGAACACGCTGCTGTGGGGAATTGAACCCAGAGACACAGAACGTGACCCTGATCCGAATCATTATCATTTCATCACTTAAGATCTTGTACTAATAATGCACGTTAAATAACAGGCCTCACAAATTTGTTTCGTAATATTATTGAGTGTAAACACTTATTCACTGTTTATTTCCAATTTGTGTCCTTAACTTGAGGACCCATCACTAGCTTTGTGTGCCTGAAAGGTGGTCTCCTTACTCTGTAGTATGGCCTTGAAGATCTGGTATTCATCCACTAGGTTGTCTTCATCGTCTACAGCTGTAGTGTAGCCCTCCAGTGCAGTCTCCTCTGCGTCATCCTCATCCCAGTCCTCATCATCCCCATCCTCTCCTGCATGCTTGGCCAGCATCTCCAAGTACTCCTGGCCCTCCTCATCAATGTCATCCTCATCACTGCCCAGCTCGACTGAGGAAAGGCACAATGGATTAATTTATTACTGATCAATCCACTAACACAACTCAAACCATCTACCAATGAAGTGCTCCTTGCAGCTGTATCTTATTCTATTCAATATAGTAGGAAGATTAACTAAGGGAGTGACAATGGGACTTAAGAGTTAAGATGATAGCACAAATGCCGTACcattctcctcatcctcctctccatctccatcttcatcctcatcctcattcTCATTCTCTGCTTGACAGGCGTAGGCCCTCTTGAGGCCGTTGAAGAGCAGGATGGCTGCGGGGAGCAGTTGGCCGGCCACCTGGTTGACAGCCTGGGGCCTCTGCTCCAAGTCAATGAGGGCACACAGACCAAGCACACAGATCTTCCTATCGTGGAGCCTGGGgaataacatatttttttttatcttacAGTACATTTTTCTCTCTACTTGATATCAAACTATATGGGGGACCAGAGAAACCAGACGAGCTGTAAAGATATTAAATGTGAGCATCTTTCCTGGTCTTACCCCAGGAAGCAGTCAACATCTTTGAGCCACTGGGAGATGAAGTGGTTGGTGATGGGCTCAGTGTTGTTTGGGAAGCGCAGGTTCTCCAGGGTGTTGAGCAGCAGAGGGGGGCTGTAGTACAGGGCTGCGATGGCCACTTGCAGACACATGGTCCTCAGCTCACTGGTCTTCACCTCCCTCGTCagcctctccagcgcagccgccACAAACAAGGGAACAACCTGCAGGAGCGGCAAAGAAAGTCTAAGGTGAATGTATAGTACAGTGCTTCTCAAAAGCAGTTACTTTGAATACAGTCGTAGCCATACACGATTTAGTGTAGAAGCCAGACGCTTACCTGATCAATTCCACGCCCTTTGCACTGCAGAATAACCACCTCCAACAGCTTGGCTGCATGACACTCTGGATCCTCACCTGGATCACCAGTCAGAACCTGCATGGACAGATTATCAACTTGTTCACACCCAGCAAAAATACACACCACCAATGTGTGAAAAAAATTGTATAGCGGCTGTAAGATACTGTACCTTCTTGCACATGCTGTAGATTATCTCCAGGTATTTAGTGTCAGACAGGAGAGTGTCTGTGTCAACCGTGACATAGTTGTGAAGGAGAGGCATCATGTCTGAAATATAGTCACATCCCCCATTTAAtatagtgtgtgtctatataataGTCAAATCACCATAACAGGCAGTTGAGACTAGTAGGTTGGTGAGCAGTATACCTGTGAAGTAGTCAAAGCCATCCTGCTGGAAGACCTCGAACACTAAGGGGAGGAGCTGCCACATCTGTGGGGACACCTGCTGGCAGGTCAGGCTGTGTGCCAGAGACAGGATCTCCTCGTAGAACTCTGaaaatcaacacacacacacaggctgggtGTCAGACAGAGGTAAATATAGGACAACCCCCACAGAGTGAGTCAGTCACGTAAATGACTCTAGGCACCTCGCCCACCTGTACGTGTCAGAGACGGGAGGACCTGGTTGGAATGTGGTGGGACAGGAAGAGCAAGGGAGACTTACCCAGGACGTGCTGCTGCAGGACGGTGCCAATCACCTGCAGACATATACCCTCCAGCTGCTGGGTGATCTAAAACAGAAACCCCATTCATTTAGTTAGagcactggaacacacacacagacagagattgaCCATGAACATACAAGTGGTGTTGCAAGAGTAGATTTGATGATTTCATTGTGCAAGTCATTTCCAGAAAACCAAATACCTGTGGGTAGGCACATTGATAAAAACAACATCATAAGTCAACAGCTTTACTTTACACAGTCAACGACAATGAGTAGCATACCAAGAAGACATATCTAACTGTTGACCAACATTTGCTGGTTTGGCTGGTTCCAAGCTCCACGGGTCCTGTGCGTCGGCGGACGTACGGGCAGAGAGCCACAGTGCTATTTCTAGAGGCATCAGCCTGCAAGGCACTTTGAAGAGAGAACAGTGTGTGTTTCCAGGAGCGGGTGGGCAGCTGGGAGTGTGTTGGCAGGCAGCACTATGAGCTGGGAGGGAAGCTGCTCTACTGAGTGGGTGTTTGGTTGAATGGCTGTaagtaaatatgccttgtccaaaCCAGAATGGCCAACAGGGCAGGAGCccatatcctgtttctgtagcatgagacagcttgatgtacataCAAGGtgaccccctggacaggacgccaTGGCTGTACTCACCTCTTTGTGGTCCTCCACCACACTGAGCAGTGTGTCGATAGTGTTGAGGATGCCCATGGCTGTCACCGCCTTGTCGTCCCCTCCCTCCTCGTCAGGCCCCGTCTGGATGACCTGGTTGAAGGTCATCGCCTGAGGAGAGATGGGAATAACAGCCATAAGTGGGTTTCCCTGAGAGCAGGGTCTTTAAAACCAGACCAACAtggaactaggagagatggtaaCTGGGCCTTATTTCCTATCTCCATGGCTGACAAACAGAACTGTAACATGATCAAAGGAAGGAGACTTCCTGTGCAGGGCCGTTTTATGAGTCAGGCACTGAGCACACACTCCTCACCAAGTGCTGTGTCATCTCCACGGCGATGGGCGTGACCTCTTCGCTGTACTCGCAGATCATCTTCTGGATGACATTAGTGAGGTCATCATTCTCCGTTTCACGCACAATGTGCAGGAGGGCCTGCATCACAGGCCGGATGAAGGGAGTGATATACTCTTTGGCTAGGAAAGAGGAAAAACATGACAGAGGAGCACTTAGTGATAATCAGCTATATCATTTGGATTCAAGAAGAACATTAACCATTAATGTTATTCAGCAAAGAAAAAGACTCCATATACACCTATGGTGTGTTTGACAGTGTAGAGATAGCTACCTTTCTCCTGGTTGCTGATGAGGACCTGCAGGGCGATGGCTGCCTCCACTTTAACAGGCATCTCGTTGTCGTTGATCAGGCAGAGGCGGGTCAGCTCCAGGGCTGTCTGCAGGTTCTGGTCACTCTTAAACTTGACCTCACAGAAGTAATGCAGGACCCAACAGGCCTATGGGGAAACACCAGAGATGGTGGTTAACAGTTAACCAGTGCAGGACAGTAAACAAACTGGCTATACTTTTGCAAAATTCTCCTAAATCTAGAATTTGTATCTAGAACCATCAAGATGTGAAGAGTGGAAAATCCACTGCAATGACAGAGGCAGAACTTTCAGAAAACACTGGTGTTTTACCAAATCATTGTCATTAATATTCTTGATAcactcaaatgtatttataaagcccttcttacatcagctgatgtcaaggtgctgtacagaaacacagcctaaaaccccaaacggcaagcaatgcaggtgtagaagcacggtggataggaaaaactccctagaaaggccagaacctaggaagaaacctagagaggaaccagcctatgaggggtggccagtcctcttctggctgtgccgggtggagattataacagaacatggccaagatgttcaaatgttcatagataaccagcagggtcaaataataataatcacagtggttgtcgagggtgcaacaggtcagcacctcaggagtaaatgtcagctggcttttcatagccgatcattcagagtatctctaccgctcctgcagtctctagagagttgaaaacagcatgtctgggacaggtagcacgtccggtgatcaGCTCACATGCCCTTCCCTTCTCCCCACTGGAACCCTGGGACAGAATGATCTGGCAACGTGACACTTACTCTGGCTCTCATATAGCCCAGCTCACTGCGGAACAGAGTGAAGACGTGGTTCTGCAGCATGAACTCCATCTGGTCTTTATAGACCTTTTTCTGTTTCCGGGGGAGAGAAGAAAATGAAATTCATGGTTAACAAAAATGCATTTAATGTATTTGACTGCCACGTGGGAGCCATAAAGTGAACTTAAGGGATAAAACAATTTGGCAAAATAGTTACACGCCGTGTCAGCTACCTCATCTGATGAGTACATGGTCAGACCAAAGGTCAACTAGAAAAGAGGAGATAGCAGGTGGTGTTGGGGGTTAATAACCTTGAGCAGGATTTCAGCCAGAGAGCCAATCATGTGCAGCGCTCCGTCCTTCTTCCTGGGGTCAGAGGTGGGCTCAGTGAGGATCTGATAACAGAAGCCCATGGTCTTCTGAAGAACCTAGAGAATAAAGAAACGCATTCAGTCAAATGTGCTGCTTCTCTGTGTATCCTGGATAACTGTTACACATTAACATCCAATACCTctgatatgtcccaaatggcaccctaatccatgtatagtgcactactattgaccagggctcatggggtagtgcactatgtagggaatagggtaccatttgagatgCAGGCCAGGAGAGTTTGTGGGAGAGTATGGAGGCTGG from Salvelinus fontinalis isolate EN_2023a chromosome 35, ASM2944872v1, whole genome shotgun sequence harbors:
- the LOC129834696 gene encoding importin-7-like, translated to MDPNVLIEALRGTMDPNLREAAERQLNEGHTQVNFVSALLQVTMSDQLDLPVRQAGVIYLKNMVTQHWSEGDGTSTETPVNNIPEEDRQFIRDNIVEAIIHSPERIRVQLTTCIHHMIKHDYPGKWTAIVDKIGFYLQSDNSAGWLGILLCLYQLVKNYEYKKPDERSPLVAAMQIFMPMLKDRFIQLLPDPSSESVLVQKQIFKILYALFQYNLPLELINRQNLTEWMEILKTVVDRDVPPETLQVDEDERPELPWWKCKKWALHILARLFERYGSPGNTTKEYTEFADLFLKGYSVAAQQVLLKVLYQYKEKQYVAPRVLQQTLNYINQGIAHAVTWKNLKPHIQGIIQDVVFPLMCYTDSDQELWEEDPYEYIRMKFDVFEDFISPTTAAQTLLFTSCNKRKEVLQKTMGFCYQILTEPTSDPRKKDGALHMIGSLAEILLKKKVYKDQMEFMLQNHVFTLFRSELGYMRARACWVLHYFCEVKFKSDQNLQTALELTRLCLINDNEMPVKVEAAIALQVLISNQEKAKEYITPFIRPVMQALLHIVRETENDDLTNVIQKMICEYSEEVTPIAVEMTQHLAMTFNQVIQTGPDEEGGDDKAVTAMGILNTIDTLLSVVEDHKEITQQLEGICLQVIGTVLQQHVLEFYEEILSLAHSLTCQQVSPQMWQLLPLVFEVFQQDGFDYFTDMMPLLHNYVTVDTDTLLSDTKYLEIIYSMCKKVLTGDPGEDPECHAAKLLEVVILQCKGRGIDQVVPLFVAAALERLTREVKTSELRTMCLQVAIAALYYSPPLLLNTLENLRFPNNTEPITNHFISQWLKDVDCFLGLHDRKICVLGLCALIDLEQRPQAVNQVAGQLLPAAILLFNGLKRAYACQAENENEDEDEDGDGEEDEENVELGSDEDDIDEEGQEYLEMLAKHAGEDGDDEDWDEDDAEETALEGYTTAVDDEDNLVDEYQIFKAILQNIQTRDPAWYQALTQTLDEEQGKHLHDIGTLADQRRAAHESKMIEKHGGYKFTVPEVVPTNFNFGGNAPGMN